Proteins from one Gossypium raimondii isolate GPD5lz chromosome 8, ASM2569854v1, whole genome shotgun sequence genomic window:
- the LOC105790819 gene encoding uncharacterized protein LOC105790819, whose protein sequence is MGRSRRKYKQSRAKVKVGLPRKNPHVFKPCFTLPPKLRSLANVDDALSKWDDKASVIQNYKSFGVVSNPNYLGVRSRTSHIVESDSLQVPHSPPSDEPADEFEPIDSGSDLEEDDLKTALGKKRRDGKSTHLQPLTTMQRLYIGQLIEKYGDDYQAMFMDVKLNKMQHSVANLEKLCKRYHMFGDKNPLILSR, encoded by the exons ATGGGGAGGTCGAGAAGGAAATACAAACAATCTCGTGCCAAGGTCAAAGTCGGTCTCCCCAGGAAAAACCCTCACGTCTTTAAGCCATGCTTCACTCTTCCTCCCAAGCTCCGTTCACTCGCCAACGTCGACGATGCCCTCTCCAAGTGGGACGACAAAGCCAGCGTCATCCAAAACTACAAGTCCTTTGGGGTTGTTTCTAACCCTAACTACCTCGGCGTTCGTTCTCGTACTTCCCACATCGTGGAGAGCGATTCACTCCAAGTCCCTCATTCTCCGCCTTCCGATGAACCGGCTGATGAATTCGAGCCCATTGATTCGGGCAGCGATCTCGAAGAAGATG ACTTAAAAACAGCACTGGGGAAGAAGCGAAGAGATGGAAAAAGCACACATTTACAGCCACTGACCACCATGCAACGTCTTTACATTGGCCAGCTGATTGAGAAATACGGCGATGACTACCAG GCAATGTTCATggatgtaaaattaaataagatgcAGCATTCGGTTGCGAATCTGGAGAAGCTATGCAAAAGGTATCATATGTTTGGAGATAAGAATCCTTTGATATTATCCCGTTGA